The following are from one region of the Bacteroidia bacterium genome:
- the lepA gene encoding translation elongation factor 4: MEKIRNFCIIAHIDHGKSTLADRLLEFTNTVSARDMMSQVLDDMDLEREKGITIKSHAIQMDYQFQGEKYTFNLIDTPGHVDFSYEVSRSIAACEGALLVVDAAQGIQAQTISNLYLAIENDLEIIPVLNKIDLPGARVEEMCDEITALIGCDKEEIILASAKEGTGIQAILEAIVYRIPAPKGNPDAPLKALIFDSIFNSFRGTITYFRVFDGSISKGELLRFMSTKASYYADEIGILRLKKEPREKICAGDVGYLITGIKDVREVRVGDTIISQSNPATEAIKGFKDVKPMVFAGIYPVDTEEFEELRASLEKLQLNDAALVFEPETSAALGFGFRTGFLGMLHMEIVQERLDREFDMTVITTVPNVQYIATLTNGTIVDVHNPTDLPDPGSLQKVEEPYIKAQIITKSEYTGGIMTLCIEKRGIFKNQQYLTPERVELTFEMPLSEVVFDFYDRLKTISRGYASLDYELVGYKESTLVKMDVMLNGDPVDALSAIIHRDKAYDWGKRLCLKLKELIPRQQFDIAIQAAIGAKIISRETVKALRKDVTAKCYGGDISRKRKLLEKQKKGKKRMRQIGTVEVPQSAFMAVLKLD; this comes from the coding sequence ATGGAAAAAATCCGAAACTTTTGTATTATTGCACATATAGATCATGGGAAAAGTACCCTTGCTGATAGGCTGTTAGAGTTTACAAACACCGTTTCTGCCAGAGATATGATGAGTCAGGTGTTAGACGATATGGATTTAGAGCGCGAGAAGGGAATAACCATCAAAAGTCATGCAATACAAATGGACTACCAATTTCAAGGAGAAAAATACACCTTTAATTTGATAGATACACCCGGCCACGTTGATTTTTCGTATGAAGTATCTCGCTCAATAGCCGCCTGTGAAGGTGCCCTATTAGTTGTGGACGCTGCCCAGGGAATCCAAGCACAAACTATTTCTAACCTTTACTTAGCGATTGAAAATGACTTAGAAATCATCCCCGTCCTCAATAAAATAGATTTACCCGGTGCTCGCGTAGAGGAAATGTGTGATGAAATTACGGCCTTGATAGGTTGTGATAAAGAGGAGATTATCTTAGCCAGTGCCAAAGAAGGTACTGGTATTCAAGCGATTTTAGAGGCTATCGTTTACCGGATACCAGCCCCCAAAGGAAACCCAGATGCACCGCTCAAAGCGTTGATTTTTGACTCCATATTTAATTCTTTTAGAGGCACTATTACTTATTTTCGTGTTTTTGACGGCTCTATTTCTAAGGGCGAACTATTGCGCTTTATGAGCACAAAAGCCAGTTATTATGCGGATGAAATCGGTATTCTACGGCTTAAAAAAGAACCCAGAGAAAAAATCTGTGCCGGAGACGTTGGTTACTTAATAACCGGCATCAAAGATGTGCGGGAGGTTCGGGTAGGCGATACCATTATTTCCCAGAGTAACCCCGCCACAGAAGCTATAAAAGGATTTAAAGACGTGAAACCTATGGTTTTTGCCGGAATTTACCCCGTAGATACAGAGGAATTTGAAGAGCTGAGAGCTTCTTTAGAAAAGCTGCAACTCAATGACGCTGCATTGGTATTTGAGCCAGAGACCTCAGCCGCATTAGGATTTGGTTTTAGAACCGGTTTTCTGGGAATGCTGCACATGGAAATCGTTCAAGAGCGGTTAGACCGAGAATTTGACATGACCGTCATAACCACAGTGCCAAACGTACAGTATATCGCCACCTTAACCAACGGCACAATTGTAGATGTTCATAACCCGACCGACTTGCCCGACCCCGGAAGCCTCCAAAAGGTAGAAGAACCCTACATCAAGGCACAAATCATCACCAAATCCGAATATACCGGCGGAATCATGACCCTCTGCATCGAAAAACGCGGCATCTTCAAAAACCAACAATACCTCACCCCAGAGCGCGTTGAGCTAACCTTTGAAATGCCCTTATCAGAAGTAGTCTTTGACTTCTATGACCGGCTAAAAACCATTTCCAGAGGCTACGCATCCTTAGATTATGAACTCGTTGGCTACAAAGAATCCACATTAGTAAAAATGGACGTTATGCTGAACGGAGACCCCGTAGATGCCCTTAGCGCAATTATTCACCGCGATAAAGCCTACGACTGGGGAAAAAGATTATGCCTAAAACTCAAAGAACTTATCCCCAGACAGCAATTCGATATTGCTATTCAGGCAGCTATCGGTGCCAAAATCATCTCCCGTGAAACCGTCAAAGCACTGCGAAAAGACGTTACCGCTAAATGCTACGGCGGAGACATATCCCGAAAACGTAAACTCCTCGAAAAACAAAAGAAAGGAAAAAAACGTATGAGGCAAATAGGAACCGTTGAAGTACCTCAATCCGCTTTCATGGCAGTATTAAAATTAGATTAA
- a CDS encoding DUF2309 domain-containing protein: protein MKSIDNAEDSSVGQILSQIRHYLPTQNPLKYFIHHNTLHAFQDKNFHEALRVSAQNFGYQVYLPLEDYRKMYQKGQIQEAVLARCIKEAKGEQSLQEWQDKLLHHKYDETHHQYVGNLRAYWKKGCKINLDKYVHPTLFKVLGAFLDQGIANQKFPYYQLPFLEAIKKIEQHSYSSLFKTKRAKKLLLEEKDLLQALFDLIIGDEMLVERYLFDQQFAHPGWSGMFCVLEENPDTLVDKRIVSLQDLITFELLLELDTLDERYGEKWKPISAYLPADFKRDALSEFSYNELFEVFSLWQEAFEWSYYDGVLKGISITYKNNIQEEQHSFQAVFCIDDRECSFRRHLEATDSLCETFSTAGFFNVAFYFQPENGKFLTKSCPAPQSTPYLIQEQQAEKHHHKDTLIHNQTHSFWGGLLASPTIGFWSAIRLGINILFPSEIPEAVSSFKHMSQKSQLTIDYTGQRQHDLQVGFSVPEMVERVTGFLLGIGLVENFAPIVYIVGHGASSINNTHYAGYDCGACSGRAGSVNARVVAYMANKPEVRKLLTQKGIVIPETTQFIGALHDTTRDEVAFFDEEILTSVNERKHQENLRVFESSLQENAKERSRRFLLVDSKKSAKKVHQQVKQRAFSLYEPRPEWNHATNALCLIGKRENSKQLFLDRRAFLNSYDYRIDPDGSILLGILNAVTPVCGGINLEYYFSRVDNYRLGAGTKLPHNVMSLIGVANGIDGDLRTGLPRQMVDIHDSLRLLVIIEHFPDAALQIVKANPATYEWYINDWIHLAVIHPENKKVFVFRQGEFILHEPILNSIPQVNSLREVFETEAENLPVYQIY from the coding sequence ATGAAATCCATTGACAATGCTGAGGATTCCTCGGTAGGGCAGATTTTGAGCCAAATTCGGCACTATCTGCCAACACAAAACCCATTAAAGTACTTTATTCATCATAATACGCTACATGCGTTTCAAGATAAAAACTTTCACGAAGCACTTCGAGTTTCTGCTCAAAATTTTGGTTATCAGGTATATTTACCTTTAGAAGATTACCGAAAGATGTACCAAAAAGGCCAGATACAGGAAGCTGTGTTGGCTCGTTGCATCAAAGAGGCTAAGGGAGAGCAATCCCTGCAAGAATGGCAAGACAAACTACTGCATCATAAATATGACGAAACTCACCACCAATATGTGGGTAATCTCAGGGCGTATTGGAAAAAAGGCTGCAAGATTAATCTTGATAAATATGTGCATCCAACCTTATTTAAGGTTTTAGGAGCATTTTTAGATCAAGGTATTGCTAATCAGAAATTTCCGTACTATCAATTACCGTTTTTAGAGGCAATAAAAAAAATAGAGCAGCATAGCTATAGTAGCCTTTTCAAAACAAAACGGGCTAAAAAACTTCTTCTTGAAGAGAAAGACTTATTGCAAGCACTTTTTGATTTAATCATCGGGGATGAAATGCTGGTAGAGCGTTATTTATTTGACCAGCAATTTGCTCATCCCGGTTGGTCTGGGATGTTCTGTGTTTTAGAGGAAAACCCTGATACCTTAGTGGATAAAAGAATTGTATCGCTACAAGATTTAATAACCTTTGAACTGCTATTAGAATTAGACACCTTAGATGAGCGATACGGCGAAAAATGGAAGCCAATATCTGCTTACTTACCTGCTGATTTTAAGCGGGATGCATTATCAGAGTTTTCATATAATGAACTTTTTGAAGTTTTTAGTCTTTGGCAAGAAGCATTTGAATGGAGCTATTACGACGGTGTGCTGAAAGGAATCAGTATTACTTACAAAAATAACATTCAGGAAGAGCAACATAGTTTTCAAGCTGTTTTTTGTATAGATGATAGAGAATGTTCATTTAGGCGGCATTTAGAAGCTACCGATAGCTTGTGTGAAACTTTTAGTACGGCGGGTTTTTTTAATGTTGCGTTTTATTTTCAGCCGGAAAATGGAAAGTTTCTCACAAAGTCATGCCCGGCGCCACAATCTACGCCCTATTTGATTCAGGAGCAGCAGGCTGAAAAACATCACCATAAAGACACTTTGATTCACAACCAAACGCATAGTTTTTGGGGTGGCTTATTGGCTTCACCCACTATAGGGTTTTGGTCTGCTATACGATTGGGAATCAATATTTTATTTCCTTCGGAAATACCGGAAGCGGTATCTTCATTTAAACACATGTCTCAAAAAAGCCAGCTAACTATTGACTATACCGGCCAGAGACAACATGATTTACAAGTAGGTTTTTCGGTTCCTGAAATGGTTGAGCGGGTAACGGGTTTTCTATTGGGAATCGGTTTAGTAGAAAATTTTGCACCAATAGTGTATATTGTTGGGCATGGAGCAAGTAGCATCAACAACACTCATTATGCAGGATACGATTGCGGTGCTTGTTCGGGCAGGGCAGGTTCTGTAAATGCTCGTGTGGTAGCTTATATGGCGAATAAGCCGGAAGTTCGTAAGCTACTTACCCAAAAAGGAATAGTTATTCCTGAAACCACTCAATTTATTGGAGCGCTACATGATACTACTCGGGACGAAGTTGCGTTTTTTGATGAGGAGATACTAACATCTGTTAATGAACGAAAACATCAGGAAAATCTACGGGTTTTTGAAAGCTCTTTGCAGGAAAATGCCAAAGAGCGTTCCCGTAGATTTTTATTAGTAGATTCCAAAAAGTCCGCTAAAAAAGTACATCAACAAGTGAAACAGCGTGCTTTTTCGTTATATGAGCCGCGCCCGGAATGGAATCACGCCACGAACGCCCTTTGTCTCATCGGAAAAAGAGAAAATAGTAAACAATTATTTTTGGATAGACGTGCTTTTCTAAATTCGTATGACTACCGAATTGACCCGGATGGCTCTATTTTGCTGGGAATACTGAATGCTGTAACGCCTGTTTGTGGAGGGATAAATTTAGAATATTACTTTTCAAGGGTTGATAACTACCGTTTGGGGGCAGGGACTAAACTTCCCCATAATGTGATGAGCTTGATAGGCGTGGCGAACGGCATAGACGGAGACCTGCGTACAGGATTACCGAGACAAATGGTTGATATTCACGACTCTTTGCGTCTTTTGGTAATAATAGAGCATTTTCCGGATGCTGCATTGCAGATTGTTAAAGCAAACCCGGCTACATACGAGTGGTATATTAATGACTGGATTCACTTGGCAGTGATTCATCCGGAAAATAAAAAGGTATTTGTGTTTAGGCAGGGAGAGTTCATTTTGCACGAACCTATACTCAATTCGATTCCGCAAGTTAATTCTCTAAGAGAAGTCTTTGAAACTGAGGCTGAAAATTTACCGGTTTATCAAATATATTAA